TCCATCCTAGGACCAACAGAGCCTCTCTCACGTTTGTCTAACAGATGCTGGAGAAGGAGGAACATGCGAGTGGTTCCTGTTTGCGTTTCAAGGAGCTTTGTTTTCCTTCATTGTTCCGTTTGCAAATGAACATCCCACATAGAACTTATCCGAAAGACCATCTTCTGGATCTTTAGATTCCACTTCTGCTAACATCTCAACGGCTCTGTCGTAAGACTTCATGAACGGTTCATCTCCGAACTCAATCTCTGCAGAAGAATATCTCACAGCATCAATCAGAGATTTAGCTTCTGGGATTCGACCCATACGCATCAAGCAGATGGCCAGGTTGCACTGTTTGTTTTTGTCTGGCTCCAAACACAAAGCTCTCCTATTCATAGATACATAAGTGCATATAAGGAAAAGACTCGCAAGGGCAAACAAAAACTAACAAGAACCAAACCTTGTAAAGCATTGAGTTGTACTATCAACAATATCTTAAAACCCAGATTTATAagatgttataatttttaaaaatacaatgttCACTATCCGAAAATATTTCTCCTAACCATAACTATTCAAATGACAAGTCTAAATCAAccttatttgttttttgaataACAGAGGAACGAAAATCCTAAAATTACTTGAACCCagatttataaaggtttataattttttgaaaactcaaTGTTCACTATCGAAACTCTTTCTCTTAGATCGACCTGTTGTAAACCAACCttcgttgattttttttttataacagaaagaacaaatccaaaatattacttgaatcgaacaaaaaaaatacacaaattaGAAACATACCAGTGTGAATCGTGGAGAGGAGCCAACATCTCTGAGGTTTTGAATCGTTATTCTCGTAATTGCTTATCGCTAGATGCGTGAGAGAGAGTGATGATGGAACTCAACGGAGACGACGATGGATCTCGTCGGAGATGACGACAGATCTCAACGGAGAGAGAAGAACGATCTCCACAGGGAGAGAGACGATGGATCTCGGAAAGAGAGACGGTGGATCCGACGGAGAGAGAGACGGTGGATCCGAaaggagagagaagaaggaTCACGACAGTGGAGAAGAAAGAGACGATAGATTGAAGTAAAGATAAGGTTAGTTTAGTCTTTTACCAATTAATGAATGtgctatttatgaaaatgtcctTTGAGTGGTGGTATAAGTGAAAAGTGGTATCATGTAAAGTGTATAAGTAAAATTTCCCTATTAATCtttacaacaaaaatattatagttcAATCGGAAAAATAATTGTtatctaatatatcaaatagTAACCAAACATTTGAGATActatatatccaaaattatatgtctaattaaaataacatattgttatttaaaataaaccatGCATATTGATTACAACATAAGTAGCagaataattataaattaaaaataaattattaataaactattataatgtatttactttataatatctatatatgtgcttgagcacgggaaaatcacctagtcCAAAATAATACACTGTAATTTATTATCGTTTTGAACTAAATTGGAAAAGATGAATCAACGTACTATTCTTAGTATAGAAAAGGTTGATGTATTGAAACAGTATTAGAGATTTAGCAAGTGTattttatggaaaaaaaaaatcattctctTTTGTTAGAAAATGTGAATAACTAATTTTCTTTATTgtgtaaatattatatttatgatagcaaatattatcttcttttagcaaaaagaaaagattagAATACATGATgagatttaaagtttttttctttttgaaaaacacaTACAATTCAATGGATTAGAATGAACATTATAATAACACAAGTGATTCAAATGAAAAGTACATATCAGCATTTTAAAACATTGTATAGTGAGATGTtaataaatgcaaaaaaaaacttaaataaccAATCAAAACATTTCAATTTTACATGTCACTTTTAGTTGTACAAGTCAACTCTAAAATTACTCTCacaatttcttttcttttaatgcAAATCTCTTCCGATCTCTCAGATTCTTTTGATTCATAATCTTCGAGAAATCGTTCCATATTTGCCATCTACATTCATCACTAAACGATGAAATCGAACAATGTTAGACATATCAACTCTATAGCTTGGATTGTTGTTGCTTATGGCTTGGATCCATTATGAAAGTGTTTGACATATCTGGAAGGCGGTTCCCCATGTTTAGGAAGGTTCATACTGGTCATGATGATGATCTAACCGATGAGAGGATAATGTAGTGGTCAATTTCGATATACGCcatgagagattaagagatggTTTCAGTGAAATCTTAGCGAGTGGTCATATCAGTGATCCTTTAAGCAGCCAAAGGGACGACATTTTTTGATATCTATGCAAGTCGCGGCATTTAATGTTGTGATGAGGATTGGTTTCCTCACCTTCTTTCATGTGCCATCTTTGACATTAACTCTTTTTTAAACCGATTCAAAGGTTGATCCAACTCTGGTGGTGAGATCTTGACGATGAGGTGAAGGTTTGGTGAACCCAGCGACTGAAATATAGGCCAGTATATATCGTCAATGTCTTGATAGAAGCATTCAAGGCACTGAGATTTATCACCATGGAAGGtgtttggatttatagatacATCTTTCAGTgggattgcctacgtacccttcaaTGGAGGATCAAGTCATTCATAAATCGTATTATTGATGCCACATAGCCAAGATGGTCATGTAGACTAGTTGGCATGGCTAGGCACTCATCTACCTACAAATGTACCGCCAACACCAACTTATGGAAGTGCAGAGTTGAAACATCAGATATGGAAAACAAGTGCTCCTGCAAAGCTCAAGCATTTCTTATGGTGATTGTTATCTAAGAGTTTTGTTACTAGTAACAATTTAAAACGAAAACACATCGTCCAAGTTGATCAGTGCAAAAGATGTTGCTCAGTGGCGGAAACAGAggacatatatttttttgaatgtcctTGTGCAAAGAAAATATGGCGTGCATCAAGAGTTTCTAACCGAATCATCAACGACCAGAGTTCAACTTTGGAGGAAAAGATTGAGGCCTGTCTGCAATGTTCATTATCGACACGCTTAGTGCACTTCCAAGATTTACCTTTTTGGCTACTATGGAGACTATGGAAGAGTAGAAATCTTCCAGCAAAAGGAAATACATTGGCGAAGCTTACTAAGATATGCAAATGAAGATTCGAAGGAATTGAAACAGATTGAGTCAACTGAAGTTAGAGTTCAACCTCGTCAAAGTTATCTTGCTCCAGTACCGGTGACATTGCATTGGCGACGTCCACCGATGGGGTGGTTCAAATGTAATACTGATGGATCATTTCATAATATACAAACCAAGAGCACCGCAGGATGGGTCATTAGAGATGCAAATGGAAACTATAAGGGTTCGGCACATGCACGAGGAAGACGATGTAAGGATGCATTGGAATGTGAGTTACAAGGGTTCGTAATGGCATACAGCATTGTTGGAGCTtaggatagaaaaatcattaTGGAAAGCGACTCTCAAAAGGCAATCGATATCATTAACAACAACAAGCTTCACTTTGACTACTATAACTGGCAACGGGAAATCAAATGGtggaaaacaaaatttgaagATGTTAGATTCCAGTGGATGATATACCTTGGagttgacccgttttcatccatggtatataggtgttttactatatatatatctatgttttctactcttctaggtatgttttcaggttcaggtgcatttcggagtaaagctatgactttggagcattttggagcttaaaggacattttatccgagctgaccatgtagaggtcgacgagaggaagaacaatcgatcgatgcgcatccagtgctgtcgatcgacaccatgagatgcctcgacaaatgaagattaatatcgatcgatgtacacaggtaccatcgatcgatgtcgagacattggacatgcgacattttggatccagcgaacttgaagcccaagtccaagccaaattacgaaaatgccctgacgagtttttaacctagtatattatatactgcctaagtgttttgacggcagagagagatttttgttacaattttactttgagagagagagagagttttggagagaagatcacttgtgattggaactccttgttttcatttcttttcatctatactatgaacaTTCACCTACTGAATCAAACAAGATATCCAATCAGGTAAGTTTGTAAATTCTTAGAAGGTGATTAGATATTGAATTGTTAGGTTGCCGGTGTTGATATTGTGGTGAATGTGTTTGTCTTTTTTGGTTTTAGAGTGGTGGTAACAGCACTAGTAGTAGCAACAAAGGTGGCAAACAGAAGGTTGCTCTCTTGGACTGTCATAACTTAGGACAGAGAGTTGCTTTAGGTCGTGTGTTCTCAACTGATCCAGCAGAGAAAGTGCATTTCGTTCCTTTAGGTCCCAATGCTACGAAGGTTTGGGTAGAGGTTTCCGAGTTCGATGGGGCTCGAGTGTGGAGGCCAAACTCTGAAATCGAATTCATGGGTGATGCAGTAGGAAGCACCGTGGCTTGGCCAAATGATAAGATTGTGTATCTCTAAGGATGACAATGTTGCTTTAGTGTGAACTTATAATGTAATATCTAAGGATGTGTGAACAACTATGTAATCTGTTTAAGTTGAATCTAtgaaatttatgtttatttatataagttgatgttttgtttcaaaatccCAGAAAACGAATTtgtgtaaatttaaaaatataaatatataaaaattgaaatttaaaatatataaatatattaacattatatatacaGCACAAATGAAACTGCTATAGTAGTACATATATACATTGCACTTTGGTAACTGCTATAGTAgaattaactaaaacaaacataaaacgctatttataaaattagtaatAGCAGTGAAAAGAcgctattaaataatatttaattgcaGAAATAAAAGCGCTATCGTAGCGGAAGAAAAAATAGCACAACGAAATACCGCTATTTAATGTGCTCGACCTATtatgacgggcgatgatacAGCGCTTAACAAACCGCTATCCTATCGTTAGATAGCGTTATTCGTCCGCTATAAAAACGcgtttttcttgtagtgttgtcatgaattgctttgctatgtctgagtagttcagttattagatccagggttcagataggtttgtgtcATTAGCcacaaactatagatctgccttgttgtgattttcatgatagatttgtattcattgcttgttttagccttgctaactagaacatgatcataggattgcatactcaaacacccttgttatcccatcctgacatctatctatcatattagggctgctagagagggctaaccgccaatttagtatcttaatagggcatatcatactcgcgcataggcctggctagaacccgtcgatcgatgtcctcaactgattatcggtcgacgtaggtaaaggtgtatcggtcgacgtccctataggaccatcgatcgacactctttcgttgtcaacatactaaccgttgagacacgagatctagcttgttaaccagtgaaacatgcgacagctgatcactgagttaagcggttgagctctaacatatcatgcatgcaacaaataggcatctatagatattataatctccaacacctgaatagtggccctgcatctaatatcatttccaaccaagttacatttactatttatttcgcttgttactattgctatttcatttaaacatttacaactcttagaattaataaacactagatttaattgttccttagctccttgtggatttgatccctaagtaatACATCTAAActtcttttgatgagagtaacactccttagggtaatttaagTAGTATCAATGGACAAAGAGAAATGCAAACAAGATAGCAGACTGTTTGGCAAGGCGGGTACAAGATGGAAAGGATTTTGAATTTAACCATTATGTACTGCAATACTTACATAATCTGTTACATGTTGATCACGTACATTCAATCTAAAGTAATAAAATCTGatcttataaaaataaagaaacacaGAGCTTATATAAACTCTTCCCCATTTGTAATAATCTTCTGATATCAAAGTAGAAGAAGAGACATTGTTTTTGTACACCACACCATATGATTCTCACTTTCACTACGCAAACCACAAATCACACCAATCAAATTACATAACACCATCTTCTGCTTTTCAGAATCGAACTTAATTATTCAATTTCTTCCATTTCCAAGTTTTTCTTGGTGGTTATAAAAGATCTTTCATCCCCTAAATCTGACGACGATGCAAGATATATCATCTTTGCTGTCTCTTCTCAGAGCTTCCCCTGTTAGTTCTTTCGCTGCTTTCAATGGATCTTTGATTCTTCTCGCAATATCAATGGCCTCTTGGTTAGCCATCACCTTTATTACACATCAAAACCGTAAGAACAAGCCCGGTAATCAGAAAAAGAGAACACCCATTTAATTTTTACCTTCCATAGACCGTCACTAGCAAGAACTAGGACATCTGTGCGATCATCAATCGATGAATCTTTAACGTCTGGATCTGACCGTAGATGAGTTTTGAGGCTTTTGTCACCAAAAGCACGGGAAACTGCTAGCTGGCCGTTAACCCGAGGAACATCTCCAGGCATGTTTGATACAAAGCCTCCTTTATCCTCTATGCTCAATCTTTCTGTGTTCGGCTCGTGGTCTATAGTCATCTGTATTGCCTGACCGCCTTGAGATAGAACTGCCCGGGAATCACCCACATTTGCCACCCACAAATGCCGTCCGTTCAGCAGAATAGCGGTTACGGCGGTTGAGCCACCTCGGCCTAGGTCAGAATGTGATAGAATGTCTTGGTCTGTCTTCTCATATGCATTTATTATTGCCCTTTGAGGATCATACCAAAACTGCTCctgaacacacacacaaaaaaaacacgAGCTCGAAGCtgtgaaaaaaaaagactaaaacagttaaatattctttttcttgCTGACCTCTTTAAGTATATTGGAGAATAAATGCTTTTGTAGATAAGCAGGAACACGTTCACCCAGATGACCATCGTAGATAGCGAACAAACCGACCTCTTTGCCGTCAGTTTTAGTGAACTTGGAGACGTAGTAATCCTCCATTGGATGATTAGCTTTCCCTTTCGCTAAGCTGTAACCAAACTTAATCTCCCCATTGCTGTTTTTCCCTTTGCCGGAACTAGTTGATGCTCTCCCAACCAAGAGCTACAACGCCAAATATACAACATAATAATCATATCAAAATCGTACAGAAGACACAGAGATGAGATATGAGTTTGCATACATCGTAGTCTGAAGAACCGAAGCAACATAACCACGCCATGTGAAGcggatgtttgatttaaaaccAAACACCTAACAACATTTTCGAGTTTAACTAATTCTGCAAAAGACTGATCCAAGATTTCAAAACCCTGCAGCCAATTACGAACCTTGAATCCTTTCATCAATCAAGAAACCCTAAATCCCCCAAAACAGAGAGACCATTTTTATAGaatcataaaatcaaaattaccTCAAAGATCGGAGAAGCCAGATTCCGGAAACCAGAAAGAGGGGATATTTTGGAGTCTACCACTACGCACTCACGCGGCTTGGAGTAATACCGCGACGAAAGGGTTATTGACAGACTGCAAAATGTACTTCTTCAAAAGTCTTCGATAACACCAGAAAATTAGTGGAAAGCGACGACGAAGTAGACTTTACAAATTTTGGCTTGTTTCTTTTTGgtctttttgattttcttaaatGAAAATAATCTCATCCATTCTAATGGGCTTTGATGGTTGACTTTCTTACCGCATTTTAAAGTAAAGTCTCGTGGCCTCtttttcttcagtttcttttttgggagaatttgtgaaataaccaaaaaaaaaaccaaaattagatttttagagagagggatgagagagataggaagagaaaggaagagagagaagagggtTTGGGTTACTTAGCTAATTTGAGTGTTTTGTTTGGTTATGGGATGCAATTTCCCTTCTTTTTTCAGTATTTGCAATCTTTCTCCAATTTTTTCACAAGGGCAGCATATGATTCTATAGATTAATAATcgatactattaaaagggaacgagtcctaaaaaatctatttacaCAAGGTTGTTGCACCCTtttattagatttaatttttttggtcttaccatatatttttataacattacAGTAATTACATT
The nucleotide sequence above comes from Brassica napus cultivar Da-Ae chromosome A9, Da-Ae, whole genome shotgun sequence. Encoded proteins:
- the LOC106367034 gene encoding probable protein phosphatase 2C 10 is translated as MAWLCCFGSSDYDLLVGRASTSSGKGKNSNGEIKFGYSLAKGKANHPMEDYYVSKFTKTDGKEVGLFAIYDGHLGERVPAYLQKHLFSNILKEEQFWYDPQRAIINAYEKTDQDILSHSDLGRGGSTAVTAILLNGRHLWVANVGDSRAVLSQGGQAIQMTIDHEPNTERLSIEDKGGFVSNMPGDVPRVNGQLAVSRAFGDKSLKTHLRSDPDVKDSSIDDRTDVLVLASDGLWKVMANQEAIDIARRIKDPLKAAKELTGEALRRDSKDDISCIVVRFRG